TCGAACCCCGAATCCAGCGGTGTTAAATTCCCTCCCACCGAAAGATTCTCGGATCCATCACAAAGATATTATCATGCTCCAAAGATTACAGCCTCCAATGATGTGGATGCTCAAGGGCGACGAAGAGGACCGACCCCTTCTCAAACCTGTCTTAAGCGGCAAACAGAAAATTCTTTGGCTCGGAACGTGGTCCTTGGAAGGATAGACACTCGACTTGAACGAGTCGATAACACAACTGCTATGTCCAAGAAGATGTTAGAAGATTTCCAGAAAAGGCTTTATCCGCTAGAAACTAAGCAGATTCCCACCGATCATTATCTGGAAGACCAAGCTCCCGAGATCGAAAAGCTCGGAAGACAAATCTAGATTCTTCAAGATCAACAACCCCTTTTGTCCGAATCTCTTCTATTCCCTTCTGCTACTCCAGCTCTGCAACCAGCATCTCTtgctccttcctcttcctcatttgCAGATCTCTTAAGTTCTTCCAAACCTCTAGCCACACAAGCAAGTCCTTTGGTTCTTCGAGAACGTCTCAAACAACTTGAGAGAGACAAAATAACTAGAGCAAAGGAAACAGTCCCATCATCACCACCACTTCCATCCTCACCCAAAGATCCTCCTTCATCCTACATGGTATCAAATCCTTTGGAAAATTTCCTCAGAAAACAAGCCCAGCTCCCAAGTATTTCCGCAGATTATTAacagaaaagtaaaaagatatGCCCTTAAGATTTACGGACGCGACATTTCGGCATTCATTGTTACTTTCTTTAGGAATATTTGGAATTATTATTGACCAATATTTACAACAAAGATTTACATTTCCGACACAGTTTCTAGCCAAGCATTATCTTACGTGTACAAATGTGCATGTTAGGCAATTTTGTTGGGACAACGCCACGCAATCACAAAGTTCCAAAGTGAAGGGCCTCGTAAAAATCGATTCCTCTCGTGATTTAAACTTTTCTTGGATGATAGTATTAGGCAACAACGTTTATGACATTAActtaaattactaaaaaaaaaactgtttttgGCATACACGAAGCAATGTGTTGAATATATATCTCGAGCTTGAGtccgtaaaaaaaattcaatccaagtAAGTTTTAAAACGGGAGTTGCTACCCTGACAGTCTAACagtattgttattattttttaccaaagtattttttaatcagtgagtgctttatgcaaaacaagcggtgatggtgtgtgaatctatAATTAGAAATAATTTACAGTACTGTCAAAATGTCatgaaagcatttcccttttaaAACTAAGTTTCCTATTTCATATCCAAATCTTTTCGATATAAGACGTGGGTCTTCTTTTGTAAACGTGAGACTCGCAAAAGTATTTTGTCCATGAAAAAGGTGATTCCCAGTTATCTATAGCGGGTGGGCACGTCTTCTCTTTTAAATTTGATAGGAAGAATCACAGCCTTTTGAATTGCAATTGTGATGGAACGAGTGTTTATTTTGCTACCACCTTAAAGGGGTGGATCTAGTGAGGCTAAAGAGATCGCTTATCTTGTTAATATGTTGCACGTCGTTTGTCGTGTTGCTTATCTTGTTATTCTATTTATTGAAAAActcaactcaaaagcttaaattgttaGGTGGATGGAGAACATATGAATATAAATAACATTTAGAGCTTTTTGTCAAGAGATGCGTGACACCTCCTCTCACGTGCAAATAGGATTATAAGTGGCACATAGAATTTGACTAATGGGTGATGGACGCACATTCGTGAAAAGACTAACACTAACTCTGATAGCATGTTATAAAGTTTAATCCCAAAACTTTAAGCCATTAGGTGGATagagatcacatgaatataaagagtattTAAGATCCGTTGTGAAGCGATGTGGAACAATACGTGAACAATATTACACGTCACGATTAGTGGTAATGCTAGAAAAGTCATCGCATGCATATTTTTATAGATGATCAATGATAGAGATGGACTTGATCTACAAGGCCTGTATATAAGTCATGTAATATGTCGTCGCGAGAGAGTAAAAGTGATCTTTTCACACCCATCGCTCGGAAGCAAAATCCTAGTCGTGACTAGCGAGCCGGTCCACTACCTAATTCGTCAATTTCCTGAACCGGAAGGCTGCTGCTTCGGCATTTGAAACTTCCTTCTAGAATCCGTTTCATGCACGCAACGTTTCTTGTCAAAGTCATATTCTCTTTGGGCTTTTCACAAATAAGAAAGGAATCTGTACTGGAACTTTCTGCTCTTTGGCCAGGAAAACGTAGGACTTGATCATTGGCTTCTCTTCGACTAGGATAAGCTCGTTTATGTTGTCTGATTCTACATTATTTACCCTGGAATGTGTCATTATAGAAAATATAACCATCACATGAAACAGAACCTTGTCCATTGTACCTAGTCGGTCCACTGAATATTGTAATAAATGTAAAGAACAAGGTCTTCGCAATGCATGCGACTAGTTAATTTAGTCCACGATTGTGGTGATTAACAAATTGGCCATGTTACGCTTATCTTCCAATAGCCCCCACATGACCTACTttgatgattaaattggcaattaCATGAGATACTTCCACTTGAACAAGCTTCATCAATAGGACAACGAAAGCTCATGTTCAATCTTCCCGAGTAACTTTGCTTGTTTTAACGTTGTTATCATCATGTGATAGGATGGTCAATTGAAATGGTGTCTCAATATGtgaggttttaaaaaaaaaaaaatttcaaatcatccatttttcaagaaacataTAAAGCCTCAATATGTGATCACacaatttcctttcctttcgtCTCTATTGGTCAATCTGCCGACCAAAATAAGTCATGCTTTGATGAGCAATTTTCAGAATCAGTCGGTATCTATCCCTTCATGGCTTGAGTTTCTAGGGCCTTCACAAAGTTTCCAAGTAAAAGGTCTCGTAACAATGGATTACTCTCGCGATGGTTCAAAGTTTTCTTGGATAATAATATTACCACGTTCATGTAAActaaattacttaaaaaaatgTCTTTGATGTAGACAAGGCAGTGTCTCGAAAATATATCTCGTATTTGAGTCCATAAAGGAAACCCAACTCAAGTAAGTTTTCTAGTTAAAGTAGATTTGCTAGTTTTGATTTAAATCTTTTCTATATAAAAAGAGAGTTTTATTTGTGAAGAGCCTCCAAGACGAGCTTTTGGCCACAACAATCAATGGTGTGGCATGCTCATGGATTATATCCTGAGTGTTTGAAATCGTGAAAATCTAATATTAAGATCGTATACAATTCTAAGACCAGAATATTATTTTCTGATGAATTGTGACGACCAAACATTGTGTAAGTTATTGAGTCTAATTGACGGATGAAAGCATTGATAGCGTCGGGTGATTTGAATGTGATTGTATTCTCTATCTTATtgcttgttctatagtggaatcttgTGCTCATTTCGATGTGGAATAGCTCCTGTCAATTGAACCACATAAATTTGGTCTATGACTTATTTCCTTGTTCAATTCATGTTATtatttatcactttttttttttttcaacagttGGTATCAGAGTCAAGTTAGTTGTGTTGAAGCAAATCGATGGCAACAAAAGAAAGCCAAACAAAAATCGATAGGTATGATGGGtaggattttgatttttgaaaaatgcagaTTGTGGTTATTTGAACCGGATGATTTTTTACGCATACCATGTCTGGGAAGAAACTAGAGTTGATGAAGCAAGTTGATTTGTGTTTGTTAGATATATAAACTTTGGATGTTATTCGGCTGATGCTGGTTTGTAACATCGCGTTTAACATTGTGAAAGAGCATACCATAGTGGCATTGATTAATGTCATGTCGAACATGTACGAAGAGCCCTTTATGATTAACAAGGTCTACTTAAAGCAAAATCTGTTTCACTTAATGATGGGCGatggcaaaattggaaggaaaaataatttcatttacaTATCGAAAATGCAGCATTCCAAAACACCTCCAAATTTGCCTTGGGATAAAGGTCTTTGGAAATGCAaattgcatttccccaaaatactccaaaaaaataaaccaaaccTTATTTGCATTTGCCTAAAGAACATTAGAGCCTCAAAACTCTTTGGGGATGCTGAATCAAGTACCTTAAGAGTTTTCGAGTATGGTTGAAATTTTCATTGTATCATTTGGTTCACAGTAAAATCTTATGCCGCTCTACCACTCTTCTCGTGAAGTGGATCCTATCTAGTTGAATCACGTTAAATTCAGTATCCTATTGGTTTTCTTGTCTTATTTGTTGTGTTCCAACAACAGTACGGTCAAATTTTTAGGCATGCCTTGTTGAAAAGTGCTCTCTTTGAAGCTTTCCCTTGCTTTAGAACATCCACGGCTTTGTCGGGGCGTCCATTAAATGCTGTAAAAAAGGTTGACCACAGGTGTTTGGTCCAATTACGTTTGCACATTCTATGACGGGCGGtgcggttcccgattctagagaGGACCGGACTAACGGATCGCTCAATCGGCTaacaaatttttaagttttttttttaaaaatacacaCCGACTAAAAAGAACTAATATTCTAGAAAACTAGGAGTAGAGATGAGGATGCCTCGGTACTACATACCTCGATCAGGTAGGCAGCTAGGAGGGAGTTGGCGATCTtttctagagcaaaaaataTGTTGTGAtccacaaatttttgaaaaaacggaccctaaaataatttttatgtgacaaaaaataAACCGTGAGCATAACAGTCACGCAAATATCGTTACATAGCCAATTCCCTGCTTTTAGGAAAGTCACCTCTTTGACAGTTAAAAAGTTTCCTTTTTTCGGTTGCCGAAGCTGACCGAACAAATGGCCTCAAAAGATTCCTCAAACAAGAGAAAACATCATGTGCAAGGTGTCTGCATTGTCTTTTTCGCTGGAGCACTTAGAACATTAACTAGAAATGTGCACGagttattctttttctcttctactTTCGAtgaaccaattgaaaaaaaaaaaaaacacttttctcTTATGCTTTCATTTGACAAAAGAACAAGGGAAAAATGAGCTCGAGCCTTTGAAAGAGACGTTTAATGTGGTAAGATCATAGGACACGTTTCTGTGGGCACTACGGTGGCTTCGTTAGTGAAGCAACCATTGCTAAACATTGGAAGAAGTTTCCTATAAATAGCCCCTTTCCATGGAAGGGGAAGGtcacaagaagagagagagagaagcgatgGGAACATTTCTAGGGTTTGCGTTCACCTTGACCCTGCTCTTTTGCATGGCTCAAGGCGAAGTCCTCCGCTATGATTTCTTGGTGAGTATCAACATCCGCTATTTTAGCACATTAGATACCTGTTTAGTAACAGTTCTGtttctgaaaataatttctgagcagaaatgatttttttataattaatttcttttttgcttttttttttctgttccaaATTTGTTTCTTGGCCGTTGATGTGTTTTCAGGAGCAGAAAAATTAACCAACGTAACCCAAcagatttatatttttttttgttctcggcaaccaaaaaaaagaaacggaaaTAGGAAAACAGAAGCATCACCAAACATGCCCTAAGTGTGTCTTTCTCATGCCATAAAACATTTAGTGACCTCTCGGACAATTGTTATAAGTTTTAGGCTCGTTTAGACGTATTACAGTTGACTGTAATCTCGTAATCCTTAGATCATATGTTATCATACTAGGATATTCAACGTAAGAATATCCTTATTTCAAAAACGATCTTTACATAAACGTCGTCAGCTAGCTAAGTCCTGGACTAGGCTTGAGCCCGAGTATTACTACTTTTGGTTTTAAATACCAAACTACATGAATTTTTCCGAAGATTTCAACTTCTGGACAGTTTAGTAGTGATATCGCAATTTGTACAGTTACATGATTTATCAACTTATTCATTTCGGATATGGCTTCCAACCCCAAATGGAGTCTTTTACTCTATAAGAAACTTCAGCCGGTGGCTTTGGCTTAAATAATGTTACTAGCAGATAAGGATGCGCCAAAATGATTCTGCATCGATTTAATAAGAGAGATTGTTTCATATGTATAATGGTCAAAGTTTTATaggatgattttttatttgttgtagGTGAGGGAGACACCTATCGACATGTTGTGCGAGACAAACCGGACCATATTGACCGTCAACGGTCTGTTTCCTGGGCCGGAGATCCGTGCTCACAGGGGTGACACCATCTACGTTAATGTCACCAACATAGGACCTTATGGAGTCACCATTCATTGGTAATAATAAATCCATCatctcccccccctctctctctctctaatattGTACACACTTGCAGGCACGGAGTGAGACAAATAAGGTATCCCTGGTCGGACGGCCCGGAGTACGTCACGCAGTGCCTGATCCCTACCAACTCAAGCTTCCTTCAGAAAATCATACTCACCGAAGAAGAAGGCACACTGTGGTGGCACGCTCACAGCGACCGGACACGTGCCACTGTACATGGGCCTATAATCATTTTGCCTGTCGGCAACACCAACTACCCTTACAAGTTTGACGAACAACACACAATCGTGATCGGTATGCTACTTTCAACTAACTTCAATGACGGGAACAAGCATTTTACTCGGTCAAACACACGCACAAATAACaatttgttttggttttctTACCAAAATTATAATTTGGCATGATGCAGCTGAATGGTATGCGAGAGATACAAAGGACATAATCGACGAGGCTCTTGCTTCCGGAGGCGATCCAGACTTGTCCGTGGCCTATACCATCAATGGTCAACCAGGAGACACTTATACTTGCTCTAATGGTACTAATTCTGATGGCCTCTACCATCAAAACTATTATATAGTACATGTAAATTTAATATCTCCATCAATTATATGTAGTGAAgcttttagcttttcttttgtaGGTTCGGCGTACAATATAACGGTTGTGCTAGGAAAAACGTATCTCTTCCGGATCATCCACTCCGGGATGAACGAAGAGATGTTCTTTGGCATAGCCAAGCATAATCTCACTGTGGTCGGAATGGACGGAGCTTATCTGAAGCCCTTTAATACCAATTACCTTATGATAACTCCTGGTCAAACGATGGACGTTTTGGTCACCGCGAACCAAACCCCCGGTCGCTACTACATGGTTTTCAGTCCATTCGTGGACACCAATGCCCCGTCCAACGAAAATGTCACGAGGGGAATACTCCAATACAACCGCAATTATAACCACTCGGAGACTCCCGCGCTACCTGAGCTTCCAGGTTTTACCAACAAGAGCGACGCCGGAAACTTCACTATCCGGTTGAGGAGTTTGAACAGCAAAGAACATCCTTCCACGGTTCCGACCAGCATTACTAGGAATATTACGATCACGGTGTCCGTGAATCAGCAGCCATGTCCTGCTAATCAAACATGTGCCGGTCCACAAGGGCAAATACATTCGGCAAGCTTGAACAACATAAGTTTTTGGGCTCCGTCGATTAGCATTCTCCAAGCATACTACAAGTACGTAAATCGCTCAACCTACAAATCTCGATCCTATTTGTTTAGATTGAATATCTTTCTCAAACCAATAGAGTTGATTCAGGTTTAAATATCCTCCAAATCGAACCAATTTAACCGGTTAAAACCTTCATTGTCTTAAAGCGACAGCATAAATAACATCTAAATGTCTCTGTAACAATATGTTTTTGGTGTGTGCAGCAATCTAAAAGGAGTCTACAACGAAACTTTTCCAGATAAACCTCCTTTCGTGTTCGACTACACAGGGAATGTTTCGGCTTTAGGGGAAGCTGCCAACGTGAGTACCGAAGTGTTGATGATTAACTATAACGAGGAGGTCGAAATAAGATTTCAGGGGACCAATTTCGGAGCAGCGGAGAATCACCCCATGCATTTACACGGCTATAGCTTTTATGTCGTCGGAATGGGAGATGGAAACTTCAATGACACCTATATATCAGAGTATAATACAGTGGATCCGCCTTATGTTAACACTGTCGGACTCCCCAAAAACGGGTGGACAGCAATCAGATTCAAGGCCGACAATCCAGGTACTATGATTCCCTCGATTGAAAGGCAAAGAAACATAAAGTTTGAATGGATTTAGCCTTATGTATGCATGCATAGTTGACAGATTGGTCTTTTTTGAGTGATTGCAGGGGTGTGGTTCATGCACTGTCACTTAGATCGCCATGCGAGCTGGGGAATGGACACAGTCCTCATCGTCAGAGAAGGGCCGGACAAGGATCAGAAGATGCTCCCGCCGCCCGAACACATGCCTCCTTGTTCTGGGCTATAATCATAACGTTGTTTGCTTTTAGTTCACTCTTACAATTTCATCGAAGATTGGAAATGTTGGATCATTCTAATAAGTTTCAATTATCACACTCTGAGAAATTCTTTCTCCCTTCAGAATAATGTAATTTTCTTCGACAAGtgatttgaaatgcatttgTATGATGAGTTGAGAAACTTAACGGATAGTGTGTTGCGACCTTCCTAAAAGTGGACACCAAAGGATTAATAAGTAATTGCTTGCCGTGTTCTTCCAAGCCAATACCAATCACAACTTTGgatttttaattgtatcaattaaaCGTGCAATTCAGTTTATTCatgagtcgccactaatctattATGGATCCATTAGGAACCCATGTAAAATGTGAgacaatattttatttttacaaac
This sequence is a window from Rhodamnia argentea isolate NSW1041297 chromosome 3, ASM2092103v1, whole genome shotgun sequence. Protein-coding genes within it:
- the LOC115752412 gene encoding laccase-14-like isoform X1, whose product is MGTFLGFAFTLTLLFCMAQGEVLRYDFLVRETPIDMLCETNRTILTVNGLFPGPEIRAHRGDTIYVNVTNIGPYGVTIHWHGVRQIRYPWSDGPEYVTQCLIPTNSSFLQKIILTEEEGTLWWHAHSDRTRATVHGPIIILPVGNTNYPYKFDEQHTIVIAEWYARDTKDIIDEALASGGDPDLSVAYTINGQPGDTYTCSNGSAYNITVVLGKTYLFRIIHSGMNEEMFFGIAKHNLTVVGMDGAYLKPFNTNYLMITPGQTMDVLVTANQTPGRYYMVFSPFVDTNAPSNENVTRGILQYNRNYNHSETPALPELPGFTNKSDAGNFTIRLRSLNSKEHPSTVPTSITRNITITVSVNQQPCPANQTCAGPQGQIHSASLNNISFWAPSISILQAYYNNLKGVYNETFPDKPPFVFDYTGNVSALGEAANVSTEVLMINYNEEVEIRFQGTNFGAAENHPMHLHGYSFYVVGMGDGNFNDTYISEYNTVDPPYVNTVGLPKNGWTAIRFKADNPGVWFMHCHLDRHASWGMDTVLIVREGPDKDQKMLPPPEHMPPCSGL
- the LOC115752412 gene encoding laccase-14-like isoform X2 — its product is MGTFLGFAFTLTLLFCMAQGEVLRYDFLVRETPIDMLCETNRTILTVNGLFPGPEIRAHRGDTIYVNVTNIGPYGVTIHWHGVRQIRYPWSDGPEYVTQCLIPTNSSFLQKIILTEEEGTLWWHAHSDRTRATVHGPIIILPVGNTNYPYKFDEQHTIVIAEWYARDTKDIIDEALASGGDPDLSVAYTINGQPGDTYTCSNAYNITVVLGKTYLFRIIHSGMNEEMFFGIAKHNLTVVGMDGAYLKPFNTNYLMITPGQTMDVLVTANQTPGRYYMVFSPFVDTNAPSNENVTRGILQYNRNYNHSETPALPELPGFTNKSDAGNFTIRLRSLNSKEHPSTVPTSITRNITITVSVNQQPCPANQTCAGPQGQIHSASLNNISFWAPSISILQAYYNNLKGVYNETFPDKPPFVFDYTGNVSALGEAANVSTEVLMINYNEEVEIRFQGTNFGAAENHPMHLHGYSFYVVGMGDGNFNDTYISEYNTVDPPYVNTVGLPKNGWTAIRFKADNPGVWFMHCHLDRHASWGMDTVLIVREGPDKDQKMLPPPEHMPPCSGL